One Myxosarcina sp. GI1 genomic window carries:
- the cobW gene encoding cobalamin biosynthesis protein CobW encodes MHKIPVTVISGFLGAGKTTLVRHLLQNNQGRKIAVIVNEFGEVGIDGDLLRSCQVCDEEETPDGNIIELTNGCLCCTVQEEFYPTMQELLKRRDKIDCLLIETSGLALPKPLVRAFSWFEIRNSATVDGVVTVVDCQALANGAIAGDLAALEAQRQADPNLEHETPLEELFEDQLACADLVLLTKTDLVNAADVERIKTLLKQDLSPRVKIVVAERGQIAADLLLGFNAAVEDNLSDRPSHHDDEADHEHDDDIKAVEIVCDRSFEPNILIERLQQLLLQHEIYRIKGFVNVATKPMRLVIQGVGNRFDRFYDRLWQGDELRQTRLVVIGRNLEREQVEAAILNE; translated from the coding sequence ATGCACAAAATACCCGTAACTGTAATTTCAGGTTTTCTCGGCGCGGGGAAAACGACTTTAGTGCGTCATTTGCTACAAAATAATCAAGGAAGAAAGATTGCCGTTATAGTCAATGAATTTGGCGAGGTAGGAATAGACGGCGATCTTTTACGCTCTTGTCAAGTTTGCGATGAGGAAGAAACTCCTGACGGGAATATTATCGAGCTAACCAATGGTTGTCTGTGCTGTACGGTACAAGAGGAGTTTTATCCAACTATGCAGGAACTACTCAAACGTAGAGACAAAATAGACTGTTTGCTAATCGAAACTTCGGGACTGGCATTACCAAAACCTCTGGTGCGCGCTTTTAGCTGGTTCGAGATTCGTAATAGTGCTACGGTCGATGGAGTGGTTACGGTAGTAGATTGTCAGGCATTAGCCAATGGAGCGATCGCTGGAGATTTAGCGGCATTAGAAGCACAGCGTCAAGCCGATCCCAATCTAGAACACGAAACTCCCCTCGAAGAACTATTTGAAGATCAGTTAGCCTGTGCCGACTTAGTACTGTTAACTAAAACCGACTTGGTAAATGCTGCCGATGTAGAGAGGATTAAAACTCTGCTGAAGCAAGACTTATCGCCGAGAGTTAAAATTGTCGTCGCCGAACGGGGACAAATCGCTGCCGATCTTTTACTCGGGTTTAATGCTGCGGTAGAGGATAATCTAAGCGATCGCCCCTCCCATCATGATGATGAAGCAGACCACGAACACGACGATGATATTAAAGCAGTAGAAATTGTCTGCGATCGCAGCTTCGAACCAAATATTTTAATCGAACGATTACAACAGCTATTGCTACAGCATGAAATCTATCGCATCAAAGGCTTTGTTAATGTAGCGACAAAACCCATGCGTCTGGTAATTCAAGGTGTTGGCAATCGTTTCGACCGCTTTTACGATCGCCTGTGGCAAGGTGACGAACTTCGTCAAACTCGTTTGGTAGTTATCGGACGTAATTTAGAGCGAGAACAGGTAGAAGCCGCTATTTTAAATGAGTAA
- a CDS encoding S8 family serine peptidase produces MQVKRQKLKLGFGDRTTESKIKFREISRLFSSVTVIISTFGALAPATALGDSIGDRGIQASRLHQEPYNLLGRKIGIGQIEIGRPGKFGIDKLNIGDLLIAPHTVFFRDLQPKFNDNVDEHAGLVAEVMIANHKALQGVAPKARLYASAVGSLKEGGQPIECLTSQHIALQNGGDVRAINFSFGESLERDDRDFATLDGRALLTECIDWSARKHNVLYVIAGNQGKGGIPIPTDNYNGITTAYTTKRQGLFNKVDFANLSALPIGIGRSVIKKEINKGLRRAISLLAPGSQISLYNRKGELETVSGTSFAAPHITASVALLQEYGDRAIATSANKSLDSRRHEVMKAILLNSADKIRDAGDNLLLGMERTILNEQNQTWLDSDAYKNPRIPFDIQMGTGHLNAFRAYQQLSAGQNSPDSLVSPIGWDYRQVRVNSYRDYYLEQPLVAGSHAAITLAWDRLVLLNDRNQNGKYDVGETFRDRSLNNLDIYLMPASEKSSLRNTCSSLSSEDSAEHIFCPIPATGRYKIRVYYRRQMNEAVQPYALAWWTVSQKSSD; encoded by the coding sequence ATGCAAGTTAAAAGACAAAAATTGAAGCTCGGCTTTGGCGATCGCACTACCGAGAGCAAGATAAAGTTTAGAGAAATTAGCCGACTATTTAGCAGTGTCACCGTAATTATATCAACATTTGGTGCGCTCGCACCAGCTACAGCACTAGGCGATTCTATTGGCGATCGAGGTATTCAGGCTAGCCGTCTGCATCAAGAACCCTACAATTTACTCGGACGTAAAATAGGTATCGGTCAGATTGAGATCGGCAGACCAGGAAAATTCGGGATTGACAAACTAAACATTGGCGATCTTTTAATTGCACCACACACGGTCTTTTTTCGCGATCTCCAACCCAAATTTAACGATAATGTTGACGAACATGCAGGCTTGGTAGCAGAAGTGATGATTGCCAACCATAAAGCCCTACAGGGAGTAGCTCCCAAAGCCAGACTTTACGCCTCGGCAGTAGGTTCTCTCAAAGAAGGCGGACAGCCTATAGAATGTCTGACCAGCCAGCACATCGCCCTACAAAATGGCGGAGACGTTCGAGCAATTAACTTTAGTTTTGGTGAATCTTTAGAACGAGACGATCGCGATTTTGCAACTCTAGACGGAAGAGCTTTACTAACTGAATGTATTGACTGGTCGGCTCGAAAACATAACGTTCTCTACGTAATTGCGGGCAATCAGGGTAAAGGAGGAATTCCCATTCCTACCGATAACTATAACGGCATTACTACAGCATACACGACCAAACGCCAGGGATTATTTAATAAAGTAGATTTTGCCAATTTAAGCGCGTTACCTATAGGAATTGGTCGCAGCGTTATTAAAAAAGAAATCAATAAGGGTCTGCGCCGCGCTATTAGTTTGCTAGCTCCCGGAAGCCAAATTTCACTTTACAATCGCAAAGGAGAATTAGAAACGGTAAGCGGTACCAGCTTTGCCGCACCACACATTACGGCTTCTGTCGCTCTCTTACAAGAATACGGCGATCGCGCAATTGCAACTTCAGCTAACAAAAGTCTTGATTCTCGTCGTCATGAAGTAATGAAGGCAATCCTGCTAAATTCTGCCGACAAAATTCGCGATGCAGGAGATAACCTTTTACTAGGCATGGAACGCACTATACTCAACGAACAAAATCAGACCTGGCTGGACTCAGATGCCTATAAAAATCCGCGCATTCCTTTTGATATTCAAATGGGTACGGGACATCTCAATGCCTTTAGAGCCTATCAACAGTTAAGCGCGGGACAAAACTCGCCAGACAGCTTGGTTTCTCCTATTGGTTGGGATTACCGTCAGGTTAGAGTCAATTCCTACCGAGACTATTATTTGGAACAGCCTTTAGTTGCAGGTAGTCATGCAGCGATTACTTTGGCTTGGGATCGTTTGGTTTTATTAAATGACCGCAACCAAAATGGCAAATACGATGTAGGAGAAACTTTTCGCGATCGCAGCTTGAATAATCTCGATATTTATCTGATGCCAGCTTCTGAAAAAAGTAGTCTTCGCAATACCTGTTCTTCCCTCAGTAGTGAAGATAGTGCCGAACATATTTTTTGCCCGATCCCCGCTACTGGACGCTATAAAATTCGCGTTTACTATCGCCGTCAGATGAATGAGGCGGTTCAACCTTATGCTTTGGCTTGGTGGACTGTGAGTCAAAAAAGTAGCGACTAA
- a CDS encoding GIY-YIG nuclease family protein, with translation MENISKLVIQKILKKRMFDLQIGCSEKNLYLGALIRLPNKHYAFILEQELHNILKNYENVHVKGEWYDLLNDDNNQEYDLLSACFTYCAIRVADGLNLDIDEVFSEYYDNKKRLLDLVEICYE, from the coding sequence ATGGAAAATATTTCAAAGCTGGTTATTCAAAAAATCCTAAAAAAAAGAATGTTTGATTTGCAGATTGGATGTTCGGAAAAAAATCTTTATTTAGGTGCGTTGATACGTCTTCCTAATAAACATTACGCATTTATCTTAGAGCAAGAATTGCATAACATTTTAAAAAATTATGAAAATGTTCATGTAAAAGGAGAATGGTATGACCTGCTCAATGATGATAATAACCAAGAATACGATTTATTATCAGCTTGTTTTACATATTGTGCTATTAGGGTTGCAGATGGCTTGAATTTAGATATTGATGAAGTTTTTTCTGAATATTATGATAATAAAAAAAGATTGCTAGATCTTGTAGAAATATGTTACGAATGA
- a CDS encoding type II toxin-antitoxin system HicB family antitoxin, whose protein sequence is MKNPNYTVIIQWSDEDNCFIASLPEWGEFCHTHGNTYAEALKNAEEVLELLIESAIEEGEALPEVRKFAVSS, encoded by the coding sequence ATGAAAAATCCCAACTATACCGTTATTATTCAATGGTCGGACGAAGACAATTGTTTTATCGCTAGCCTGCCAGAATGGGGCGAATTTTGTCATACTCATGGCAATACCTATGCTGAAGCACTAAAGAATGCCGAAGAGGTATTAGAGTTATTAATTGAATCTGCTATAGAAGAAGGCGAAGCATTACCAGAAGTCAGAAAGTTCGCCGTATCTTCTTAG
- a CDS encoding DUF4327 family protein yields the protein MTKQVAHPMMKLQRKVSSLIDSNIIKPDDSISKIALLLGSDWAYWKNELLEFDFSLKDPIKELLIVEDWDED from the coding sequence ATGACCAAACAAGTTGCGCATCCGATGATGAAATTGCAGCGCAAAGTATCTTCCTTGATTGATTCCAACATCATCAAACCAGACGATAGCATTAGCAAAATTGCCTTACTATTAGGCAGTGACTGGGCATATTGGAAAAATGAGCTTTTAGAGTTTGATTTTTCCCTCAAAGACCCAATCAAAGAATTGTTAATAGTAGAAGACTGGGATGAAGATTGA
- the pntB gene encoding Re/Si-specific NAD(P)(+) transhydrogenase subunit beta, with the protein MSSNLVTVAYIAASALFILSLGGLSNQETARKGNLFGIIGMAIALTATALSSQVHSYTTLAAAVIPGAIIGSILAARVAMTSMPELVAILHSFVGLAAVLVGISNYLQPNSNLVGVEATIHEIEIFVGVFIGAVTFTGSVVAFSKLNGLVGSKPLMLPARHLINIGLLVGSVVLGVQFMGTENGLQPLLIMTGLAGVLGFLLVMGIGGADMPVVISMLNSYSGWAAAAAGFMLNNDVLIVTGALVGSSGAILSYIMCEAMNRSFISVILGGFGEGSSSAGKGEAQPMGEATATNVEEVAELLNDAKSVVIVPGYGMAVAQAQHAVSDITNILRKRGKEVRFGIHPVAGRMPGHMNVLLAEAKVPYDIVLEMDEINDDLSNTDVVLVIGANDTVNPSALEDPNSPIAGMPVMEVWKAQNVVVMKRSLGIGYAGVDNPLFYMDNNQMLYGDAKQNVSALLSQLSASETKKELVTA; encoded by the coding sequence ATGTCTAGCAATCTCGTAACCGTCGCTTATATTGCGGCAAGTGCCTTGTTCATCCTTAGTCTGGGGGGACTATCCAACCAGGAAACCGCCCGTAAAGGTAATCTTTTCGGTATTATTGGTATGGCGATCGCTCTTACCGCTACTGCCTTAAGCTCCCAGGTTCACAGTTACACTACTCTTGCGGCTGCCGTTATTCCTGGAGCAATTATCGGCTCTATTTTAGCCGCTAGAGTGGCAATGACTTCCATGCCTGAATTAGTAGCAATTCTGCATAGCTTTGTCGGTTTAGCTGCCGTATTAGTAGGTATTTCCAATTATTTGCAGCCAAACTCGAACTTAGTTGGTGTTGAAGCTACTATCCACGAAATTGAAATTTTTGTCGGTGTCTTTATCGGTGCCGTTACCTTTACGGGTTCGGTTGTGGCATTTAGCAAGCTTAATGGTTTAGTGGGAAGCAAACCTCTAATGTTACCCGCCCGTCATTTAATTAATATTGGTTTATTAGTCGGTTCTGTAGTTTTAGGCGTGCAGTTTATGGGTACGGAAAACGGACTGCAACCTTTACTCATCATGACTGGTTTGGCTGGCGTTCTTGGTTTCTTATTAGTTATGGGTATTGGCGGCGCAGATATGCCCGTAGTTATCTCTATGCTTAACAGCTATTCTGGCTGGGCGGCAGCAGCAGCTGGCTTTATGCTCAACAACGATGTGCTAATCGTTACGGGTGCTTTAGTTGGTAGTAGCGGCGCGATCCTCAGCTACATCATGTGCGAAGCGATGAATCGTTCGTTTATTAGCGTTATTTTAGGTGGATTTGGCGAGGGTTCCAGCAGTGCTGGCAAAGGAGAAGCCCAACCAATGGGCGAAGCAACTGCTACTAATGTTGAAGAAGTTGCCGAACTTCTCAATGATGCTAAAAGCGTAGTTATCGTTCCTGGTTACGGTATGGCGGTAGCGCAAGCACAACACGCCGTTTCCGATATTACTAACATTCTTCGCAAACGCGGTAAAGAAGTGCGTTTTGGTATTCATCCCGTAGCAGGCAGAATGCCAGGACACATGAACGTACTTTTAGCCGAAGCTAAAGTCCCCTACGATATCGTGTTGGAAATGGATGAAATTAACGATGATTTGTCCAATACTGATGTAGTTTTAGTGATTGGTGCCAACGATACAGTCAATCCTAGTGCGTTGGAAGATCCCAATAGCCCTATTGCAGGTATGCCTGTAATGGAAGTCTGGAAAGCTCAAAACGTTGTGGTCATGAAGCGTAGCTTGGGAATTGGCTATGCAGGAGTAGATAATCCCTTGTTCTATATGGACAATAACCAAATGCTCTATGGCGATGCTAAACAGAATGTTAGCGCATTATTGAGTCAGTTGTCTGCAAGTGAAACTAAGAAAGAGTTAGTAACTGCTTAG
- a CDS encoding HupE/UreJ family protein has protein sequence MSALSFVARSLKKISAIALAIFSWLLFIFIAIEPAQAHHAMGGILPDNFAEGFLSGLAHPVIGLEHLAFVAAIGLLAALSNKLGVIPLVFITATAIGTGIHLLSIDLFLPEVIITGSVSIVGIFLAQKNLVDSGLLIVFTVIAGIFHGYAYGESIVGAETTALSGYLLGFCLIQLVISATVFTIGRLVISRNSLSDNTSNLNLRFAGFTICGIGVAFLANTLIS, from the coding sequence ATGTCTGCTCTATCGTTTGTAGCGCGATCGCTAAAAAAAATTAGCGCGATCGCTTTAGCAATTTTTAGTTGGTTACTGTTTATCTTTATAGCAATCGAACCCGCCCAAGCTCATCACGCTATGGGTGGTATACTTCCTGATAATTTTGCTGAAGGATTTTTGTCAGGATTGGCTCATCCAGTTATAGGTTTAGAGCACTTGGCTTTTGTAGCTGCGATTGGATTGTTAGCCGCTTTAAGCAACAAATTAGGCGTAATTCCCTTGGTTTTCATTACTGCCACAGCAATAGGAACGGGAATTCATTTATTAAGCATAGATTTGTTTTTACCAGAAGTAATTATTACTGGTTCTGTATCGATCGTTGGAATTTTCTTGGCTCAAAAAAATTTAGTTGATTCAGGTTTGTTAATTGTCTTTACCGTCATAGCAGGAATTTTTCACGGTTATGCTTACGGCGAATCAATAGTTGGTGCAGAAACTACCGCTTTGAGTGGTTATCTATTGGGCTTTTGTTTGATTCAGCTAGTTATAAGCGCGACTGTCTTTACTATCGGAAGATTGGTAATTAGTAGAAATTCTTTGTCCGATAATACTTCTAATCTAAACCTACGATTTGCAGGTTTTACAATCTGCGGTATCGGCGTAGCTTTTTTAGCTAATACATTAATAAGTTAA
- the argJ gene encoding bifunctional ornithine acetyltransferase/N-acetylglutamate synthase translates to MADWQTVSGGITAPKGFKAAGIAAGLKASGAKDLALILSESEAIAAGVFTTTQVRAACVDYCRKRLQAKASARAILCNAGQANAATGEAGWKDARLCAELLGRELNIAEDSILLASTGVIGQRIKIEALSQSLPQLVAAASLEGGKDAAEAIVTTDLVTKEIALETTIEGRPVRIGGIAKGSGMIHPNMATMLAFVTCDAAVSTQLWQQMLKRAANKSFNQVTVDGDTSTNDTLLALANGQSRTSAITEKSKNAEKLEAMLTAVCQHLAKAIARDGEGATCLIEVRVSGANDDKAASAIAKTIAGSSLVKSAVFGRDPNWGRIAAAAGRAGVKFHQDELNIRLGDLQLMQNGQPLPFDRAAASNYLRQAAAGEYLQNDTVLIEVSIGVGSGTSVAWGCDLTYKYVEINAEYTT, encoded by the coding sequence ATGGCAGACTGGCAGACAGTAAGCGGTGGCATAACTGCACCCAAAGGATTCAAAGCGGCAGGGATCGCCGCAGGATTAAAAGCTTCGGGGGCAAAGGATTTAGCCCTGATTTTATCAGAATCTGAAGCGATCGCCGCTGGAGTATTTACCACTACCCAAGTAAGAGCCGCTTGTGTCGATTATTGTCGGAAGCGTCTGCAAGCCAAGGCTAGTGCCAGAGCAATTTTATGTAACGCAGGACAGGCTAATGCTGCCACGGGCGAAGCGGGTTGGAAAGACGCTCGGTTGTGTGCCGAACTACTAGGTAGAGAATTAAATATTGCTGAAGATTCGATTTTACTCGCATCAACGGGGGTTATCGGTCAGAGAATCAAAATAGAAGCTTTATCTCAAAGCTTACCCCAATTAGTTGCTGCTGCTTCTCTAGAAGGAGGTAAAGATGCTGCCGAAGCTATTGTAACTACCGATCTGGTAACTAAAGAAATTGCTTTAGAAACTACAATTGAAGGTCGTCCCGTCAGAATTGGCGGTATAGCCAAAGGTTCGGGCATGATTCATCCCAACATGGCGACTATGCTGGCATTTGTTACCTGTGATGCGGCAGTTTCGACTCAGCTATGGCAGCAGATGCTCAAGCGAGCCGCTAACAAAAGCTTCAATCAAGTTACTGTAGATGGGGACACTAGCACCAACGATACTTTATTAGCTTTGGCTAATGGGCAATCTCGCACCTCAGCAATTACCGAAAAAAGCAAAAATGCCGAAAAATTAGAGGCAATGTTAACCGCAGTCTGCCAACATTTAGCCAAAGCGATCGCTCGCGATGGTGAAGGAGCGACATGTTTGATAGAAGTACGAGTATCGGGAGCTAATGATGATAAAGCTGCCTCGGCAATAGCTAAAACTATTGCTGGCTCGTCTTTAGTCAAATCGGCAGTTTTTGGACGCGATCCTAACTGGGGCAGAATTGCTGCTGCCGCAGGTAGGGCAGGAGTTAAATTTCACCAGGACGAACTAAACATAAGGCTGGGCGATTTGCAACTCATGCAAAACGGACAACCTCTTCCTTTCGATCGCGCTGCGGCTAGTAACTATCTCAGACAAGCCGCCGCAGGAGAATATTTGCAAAACGACACGGTATTAATTGAGGTTTCGATCGGAGTTGGTAGTGGAACCAGTGTCGCCTGGGGTTGCGATTTGACTTATAAATATGTAGAGATTAATGCTGAATATACAACTTAA
- a CDS encoding type II toxin-antitoxin system HicA family toxin, translated as MPKKVRELKNILRKAGFKESSGKGSHTKWSHPLLSGKIVISGKDGSDAKLYQERDVEKALKTLKDIK; from the coding sequence ATACCTAAAAAGGTTAGAGAACTAAAAAATATATTACGCAAAGCAGGATTTAAAGAAAGCAGTGGCAAGGGAAGTCATACAAAATGGTCGCATCCATTATTATCTGGGAAAATAGTAATATCGGGAAAAGATGGAAGCGATGCAAAACTGTATCAAGAAAGAGATGTAGAGAAGGCTTTAAAAACACTAAAAGACATAAAGTAG
- the pntA gene encoding Re/Si-specific NAD(P)(+) transhydrogenase subunit alpha, which translates to MTATVDKQIESQQPEVKKSSPRKIGIPKEIYETERRVAATPNTVKKLQKLGFEILVESGAGERADFSDKAFQKAECKIVPDAKTLWAEADIILKVRAPEASEIETMPEGKTIISFIWPAQNEELLNKLASRNATVLAMDSIPRISRAQKMDALSSMANIAGYRAVIEAANNFGRFFTGQITAAGKVPPAKVLVIGAGVAGLAAIGAARSLGAVVRAFDTRPVVKEQVESLGAEFLELEFEEDGTGAGGYAKTMSKEFIDAEMALFREQAREVDIIITTALIPGKPAPKLILTDMVETMKEGSVVVDLAAEQGGNCEVTKPNEVYQYDGVTIIGLTDLPSRMAAQSSQLYGTNLWHLLKDMGGAEDYKVDYEDQVVRGALVLHEGKITWPPPKIENPSPTPPPKAKAATALDSQKEEKKASGGFLWLLIAGLALLGIGVGAPSSFLSHFTVFILACFVGWQVIWNVTPALHTPLMSVTNAISGIIILGGMLQISGEITSAPVILGAIAILVGTINISGGFLVTQRMLKMFQK; encoded by the coding sequence ATGACTGCAACTGTTGATAAACAGATCGAATCACAACAGCCAGAGGTAAAAAAATCCAGCCCTCGTAAAATTGGCATACCTAAAGAAATATATGAAACCGAACGACGTGTAGCTGCAACTCCCAATACCGTCAAAAAGTTGCAGAAGCTTGGTTTTGAAATTTTGGTCGAGTCGGGTGCGGGAGAAAGAGCCGACTTTAGCGATAAAGCTTTCCAAAAAGCAGAATGCAAAATCGTTCCCGACGCTAAAACTTTGTGGGCGGAAGCCGATATTATTCTTAAAGTACGCGCTCCCGAAGCTTCAGAAATAGAAACGATGCCAGAAGGCAAAACTATTATTAGTTTTATCTGGCCCGCGCAAAATGAAGAATTATTAAATAAGCTCGCATCCCGCAATGCTACAGTGTTGGCGATGGATTCAATTCCTAGAATTAGCCGCGCTCAAAAAATGGATGCTCTTAGTTCGATGGCAAATATTGCTGGCTATCGGGCTGTCATTGAGGCGGCTAATAACTTTGGACGCTTTTTTACAGGACAAATCACCGCCGCAGGCAAAGTTCCCCCTGCTAAAGTTTTAGTAATTGGTGCGGGTGTAGCGGGCTTAGCTGCTATTGGTGCTGCTAGAAGCCTGGGTGCTGTAGTGCGGGCATTCGATACTCGTCCTGTGGTCAAAGAACAGGTAGAAAGTCTCGGTGCCGAATTTCTGGAACTGGAGTTTGAAGAAGACGGTACTGGTGCTGGTGGTTATGCCAAAACCATGAGTAAAGAGTTTATCGATGCGGAAATGGCTTTGTTTAGAGAGCAAGCCAGAGAAGTCGATATTATTATTACTACTGCCTTAATCCCAGGCAAACCCGCACCTAAGTTGATTCTTACCGATATGGTAGAAACCATGAAAGAAGGTTCGGTAGTAGTTGACTTAGCAGCAGAACAGGGAGGTAACTGCGAAGTAACCAAACCCAATGAAGTCTATCAATACGATGGGGTAACTATTATCGGTTTGACCGACTTACCCAGTCGTATGGCAGCACAGTCTAGTCAGCTTTACGGAACTAATCTCTGGCATCTGCTTAAAGATATGGGTGGTGCGGAAGATTATAAAGTAGACTACGAAGACCAAGTAGTGCGCGGTGCGCTTGTACTTCACGAAGGTAAGATAACCTGGCCTCCACCAAAAATTGAAAATCCCTCTCCCACACCTCCGCCAAAGGCGAAAGCTGCGACAGCATTAGACAGTCAAAAAGAAGAGAAAAAAGCTTCGGGTGGCTTCTTGTGGTTGCTTATTGCTGGTTTAGCTTTACTTGGAATTGGTGTTGGTGCGCCTTCTTCTTTCCTATCTCACTTTACCGTGTTTATTCTGGCTTGTTTTGTTGGTTGGCAGGTAATTTGGAACGTTACTCCTGCTTTACATACACCCTTAATGAGTGTCACCAATGCTATTAGCGGCATTATTATTTTAGGAGGTATGTTGCAGATTTCTGGCGAAATAACTTCTGCCCCTGTAATTCTTGGCGCGATCGCAATTTTGGTAGGAACAATTAACATCTCTGGCGGTTTTCTCGTTACCCAACGAATGCTGAAAATGTTCCAGAAATAA
- a CDS encoding DUF2267 domain-containing protein, with product MPINLKEDIMYILLQKIKAGEGNDNRVDFSSTDFTGRNMTVSDFLGHLDYLNQKKYIEADFTGNAYANQEDVPDVIDSDEVDFSIANTLGAPDGPLPHLIRFNRAELTDKGQKMLDRMEEKPPESLGSGPSSQIVDRDTPFLEEVALKAELPDIFDARDLVTVVYRTMRDLMTTEAAENVESELHDPAEPTDQKRLQEEIAQLWKDENPIVSWLSKVRPPLKFDDETFFFRVKQEGGLPKGTDSEKVIKAIFSATKGELSAERANEIAEFLPGKIKELWEAA from the coding sequence ATGCCTATTAATTTAAAAGAGGACATTATGTACATCCTGCTACAAAAAATTAAAGCAGGAGAAGGCAATGATAACAGGGTAGATTTTAGCAGTACGGATTTTACTGGTAGAAATATGACCGTATCTGATTTTCTCGGTCATTTAGATTATCTCAATCAAAAAAAATATATCGAAGCTGATTTTACAGGCAATGCCTATGCCAATCAGGAAGATGTACCAGATGTTATCGATTCAGACGAAGTAGACTTTAGTATTGCTAACACTTTGGGCGCACCCGACGGACCACTGCCGCATTTAATTAGGTTCAATCGCGCTGAATTAACCGATAAAGGTCAAAAAATGCTCGATCGCATGGAAGAAAAACCTCCAGAATCATTGGGTTCGGGACCATCGTCACAAATTGTCGACCGAGACACTCCTTTTCTCGAAGAAGTTGCTCTCAAAGCCGAACTGCCAGATATATTTGATGCTAGAGATTTAGTCACTGTAGTCTATCGCACCATGCGAGACTTGATGACTACTGAAGCTGCCGAAAACGTAGAGTCGGAACTGCACGATCCTGCCGAACCTACCGACCAAAAAAGATTGCAGGAAGAAATTGCCCAACTGTGGAAAGACGAAAATCCAATCGTATCCTGGTTGAGTAAAGTTCGTCCGCCGTTAAAATTCGACGACGAAACTTTCTTCTTTCGAGTCAAACAAGAAGGAGGACTACCAAAAGGTACAGATAGCGAGAAAGTAATCAAAGCAATCTTTTCTGCCACCAAAGGTGAATTATCAGCAGAAAGAGCGAATGAAATTGCTGAGTTTCTTCCAGGAAAAATTAAAGAACTTTGGGAAGCAGCTTAA